In Dermacentor variabilis isolate Ectoservices chromosome 7, ASM5094787v1, whole genome shotgun sequence, a genomic segment contains:
- the LOC142588537 gene encoding uncharacterized protein LOC142588537, giving the protein MASKDFISYYMQNWHSCKEMWVHAYREKLPTFGNNTNNRIESHNQKNKSYLTSSMHLVQAIEALVSYIEKDFLSLKFSKFKEIKLNLNVNDVSEPFQLDLARNCTSEATSKVLEQYERFKEVGYLVTSTANSYVVASASSEHSVSLCLTRCMCAFYNQYSLPCAHLIAARHFAQQDLFDKACIPDRWCKDHFLSDSCIVSSATPVVTSSIQLLPSVKLDTAQEKS; this is encoded by the exons ATGGCGTCTAAAGATTTTATTTCTTATTACATGCAGAACTGGCACTCCTGTAAAGAAATGTGGGTACATGCATATCGGGAGAAACTTCCTACATTTGGTAATAACACGAATAATCGCATTGAGTCTCACAATCAAAAGAATAAAAGTTATCTCACTTCAAGCATGCATTTGGTTCAAGCCATAGAAGCATTAGTAAGTTATATTGAGAAGGATTTCTTATCTCTAAAATTTTCCAAGTTTAAGGAAATAAAGCTGAACCTAAATGTAAATGATGTCAGTGAGCCATTTCAACTAGACTTGGCCCGTAATTGCACTTCTGAGGCCACAAGTAAAGTACTTGAGCAGTATGAACGGTTTAAAGAAGTAGGTTATTTGGTTACTTCCACTGCTAATTCTTATGTAGTGGCTTCAGCAAGTTCTGAGCACAGTGTTTCATTATGCCTGACGCGTTGCATGTGTGCTTTTTATAATCAGTACAGTTTGCCTTGTGCACACCTTATAGCAGCTCGTCATTTTGCCCAGCAAGACCTTTTTGACAAAGCATGCATACCGGACAGGTGGTGTAAGGATCATTTCCTGAGTGACAGCTGCATAGTCTCAAGTGCCACACCAGTGGTGACAAGCAGCATTCAGCTGCTGCCATCTGTGAAGCTCGACACTGCTCAAGAAAA GAGCTAA
- the LOC142588543 gene encoding zinc finger SWIM domain-containing protein 1-like — MAVSVSLCKSLTLHYKITKLQPKHNHATKYYDLYPQSRLLNDAEKVEFFDFAKCNIGPKYFKSLVEQKTGKKLTTKDVNNYKQRFSIPIRNEQAHGEMVLEKIDTLLANNPNWVIHYEKNQSNNLQFVLLQTTHMREILEKYPEILFIDGTYKVDIEGYILYSILVEDGGGRGRPVCYAFLQNETTEIVQAMFAKFAEFNPFIVSACRVVMIDKDMNELRILTKILPNSEILLCTWHVLQCFQQKVNEKARLQRLLRQAC, encoded by the exons ATGGCAGTTTCAGTAAGCCTGTGCAAATCCCTTACTCTTCACTACAAAATAACCAAGCTGCAACCTAAGCATAATCACGCCACGAAGTATTATGACTTGTATCCTCAAAGCAGGCTTCTAAACGATGCAGAGAAGGTAGAATTCTTTGATTTTGCCAAATGTAATATTGGTCCAAAGTATTTTAAAAGTTTGGTCGAACAGAAAACGGGCAAGAAATTAACTACAAAAGATGTTAACAATTACAAGCAAAGGTTTTCTATTCCTATTCGCAACGAGCAGGCTCACGGAGAAATGGTTTTAGAAAAAATAGACACCTTGTTAGCAAATAATCCAAACTGGGTCATTCACTATGAAAAGAATCAAAGTAATAACCTGCAATTTGTGCTACTTCAGACAACGCACATGCGTGAGATTTTGGAAAAGTACCCAGAGATTTTATTTATTGATGGAACATATAAAGTAGACATTGAAGGCTATATCTTGTACTCTATATTGGTTGAAGATGGTGGAGGTCGTGGGAGACCTGTGTGTTATGCCTTTTTGCAGAATGAAACAACTGAAATTGTGCAGGCTATGTTTGCCAAGTTTGCAGAGTTTAACCCGTTCATTGTATCTGCTTGCAGAGTAGTCATGATAGATAAAGATATGAACGAGCTACGCATTTTGACCAAGATTCTTCCTAATTCTGAAATTTTGTTGTGTACATGGCATGTGCTGCAATGCTTTCAGCAAAAAGTCAATGAGAAAGCGAGACTGCAGc GACTACTTAGACAGGCTTGCTGA